Genomic DNA from Streptococcus uberis:
CAAGGATTAGAATAATTAACCCCAAATAAATAAAACTATTCGTCAAACTTGTATTTGTTTGAGAAGGTTCTGCAAGAATGTATTTCGAAACCGTTTCCTCTTGATTTAGAAATAAATCCTTTCGGACTGTCTCTTGACTACTAATTCTTTCTTTGGTAAAAAGACTTCCGTTTTGCTTATCCTCTTGTTTACGTTTTTCTTTTTTACTTTTTTCAATAAGATCATTAGTTTCTTTATCAAAGAGGCCACTCACAAGATCCGATTGTTGACCAGTATTTTGATTTTGATCTGACTCGATGCGATTCGTATCAAAATGAATACTGTTATCTTTAACAGTGTCTGCTGAAACGGGACTAACTCCAAAAAAGCAAAGTAGCAATAAAATCATCAGTTTTTTCATAAGCAACTCTCAATGTATGTCTTGATCCTGTTTACCACCGGTTAATGTTATAAAGATATTGGCAATCATTAGTAAAACCACAACAATCCCAGTAGCTCCAAGGAAGAAGAATCCTGCAGACATGTTGTCAAAATAAGAGGATAGTTTCATTTCCAATAAAGAAAGTGGATTAACCGCCTTGAGATATTTAGGGAAGCCTTTGAGTGTCGCAACCGTGCCAATCGCATTTGACAAGTATACATAGCTAATAATCATAAAGAGTGATAAGCCCATACCGATAGCTTTGAAATTCTTCAATAAGAAATACTGTGCATGAACGAGTAAGAAGCTAAAGAGGACAACTAGCAATGTCCACGAAGGTACAAATTCAGAAGCAATATTTAGACTGCGACTTGAAACAATTCCTAACACTAATCCGATAATCAACGCGAGGCCTGAAATAATAGCAACCGTTAAGAAGTCTGTTTCCAAGAATTTATTAACTTTATACCTATTTGTGAGTTTATTAATGAGATTTTGTGTTGCAAAAACATATGCAGTGAAAAGGGTCACCACTTCAAGTAACAGAATCCAAGTGAAAGGACGATAAACATTTACTGTTGCTTTAACAGAGGAAGCATTCTCAGCAACAGGTTTCGATAAGAAATCAAGCAAGACATTATTTGGAACACCGTTTTTATATGCAGTGTCAAAAACTTTTTTGAAGGATTCAACAAAATCATTATGATCAGCTAATTCTTTTTCAAATTGATTCATCAAATCATTAGCATCCGTAGACAGTTTCTTACCAGAGTCGGCAGCAGTGACCACTTCTTTATTAAAGTTGCTAAAAATACTGTTAACTTGCTGAGCTTGCTCGGTATTCCGTTGAGCTGTATCTTTAACACCAGAAGTTGATGACATCAAAGATTCCAACTGGCTGTTCAATGCCTGGATGCCTGAAGTTGTCGCTTCTTCATTAGTAGCAACAGATGAGCTACCAGAAGTAACCTTATCTTTTTGACTTAACAATTCTCCAAGTTTAGTAATACCATCTGAAATTTCAGTGGTTAAAGTCATATTGCTTTCGCTAATGCCCTTCATTTCATTAATAAGCTGGTCTTTATTTGATTCTAGCTCAGATAGCTGCGCATCTAGCTTATCTTGACTAGCAATCGTGTCTGAATCGTTAATGTAATCTAGAATAGCTGTCGTTAAAAGATTACTAAGGTATGATTTGAGACTTTGATTAAAGAATTCACTTGTCAAATCAAAGCGTTCGCCGCTAGAGGGATCAAGTGGATAGAAAGTATCTATCAACTGTTGAGCGTTCAAGTAGGCGTCTTTAACCTCTTGCAATTTGACTTGGTAGGCAATCTCTTTTTGACGATACTTATCTAAAACCTTGACATCACTCGACATGACGTCAACACCGCCAATACTTATTGTGAATGATCCCGTTTCAGTTTGTGGTTGACTTGGATTTGTCGGGGTGGTTGTACTTGCTGTAGATGGTGCGAAACTATAATCAACTGTAATGTCATTAGCTTTTGTAGGATCAATTTCGGTTGGATCTTGAATTCCATTAACTGTCCAATGGTTAATAATCAAATGGCTACTTGGGTCTGCTTTGATGGTCAATGATTGCATCCCAGGTGTCGAACTTGTTGCAGGTGTTGTTAAAGAAGTGGCTGCTTTTTTAGCAGCAAGATAGTCTTTATAGACTCTATTTAAATCAGAAGCTAATCCTTTTTTATCCTGAGCTGTGGAAATTTTCAGAGACTGATTCACATCATAATGAAGATCTTGAGCATCACTTTCAGGCATCCCAATAGATGTAAGTGTCGTCGGGTCATTACTTGGTAAATCAGCTATGGTAGATTTTAGCAAACCATAAATTGTAGCCATAAAATCTTTTGTGGATTTCCCAAGGTCACTGTTTTTTTGATGTGTTAAAACGTCAACTAAACTAATATCATCACTGATGTCGTTTTTATCAAAGTATACCCTGAGTTCCTCATTAACAAAGTCATTGATTTTTGCCTTTTTATCTTCATTAGCCAGTTTTTGATCATTTAAGCTTTCTTTTAAATCAGCAATCTGTTGATCAATTTTTTGCACCAGTGCATCGTTTTCTGGATCATCAGCAAGATTTTCCTGGTAGACTTTTAACAGATTTTCAGACAAGGTATCTTGAGTGGTTTTTATCGTATCAATACTCGTTTGTAACTGAGCACTAATATCTCCCAAATCCATTATCCCTTGTGCAAATTCACCATAGGTAATCTTATCCTCAGCACGTTTTTTAATCAGTTCTTGAAGACTTGTACCAACACTGTTTTGCGTATCGGTTAAGTTGCTAAATAAGCTTGTGTAGCCTTCTAAGGATTGCTTCAAGGCTTCATTTGCAGTTAAAGAACTATCTGATGCTGATACTAAAGCAGGAAAAACATTTGGAAAACCATTAGCAGATTGAAGAAGGTTCTTCTGATAGTTGGACACATTGCCATTATGTACTTCTGAAAGGTTTGAAACATTCTCTTGAGCAGTATAAAGATTGCTTAAAATACTAGCCATATACATGTCAACCAATTGACTGTTTAAATCAGCAACAATATCTTTCCCTTTTTTGGTCGCTTCTTTTTCCAGTTCAAGATTTCCTGCTGTATTAATTTTATAGGTCACAACCGTTTGGCTCGCCCCACTAGAATTAGCTTCAAGAACTTTTTGTGAAAAATCACTAGGTATGACAACCATTAATTGGTACTGGCCTTTTTTTAAACCTTGCTCAGCTGTTCCACGACTAACGACTGACCAATTTTGAGAATCATCTCTCTGAATAGAATTGACATAGTTAGAACCCAAATTATAAGCTTTATTTCCATCAACAATATTCTGGTCCTCATTAACCAAAGCAATGTTCAATTTGGATTGTCTCTCTTTTTGAGCTGTCTTATCCTTAACATTATTGGATTGAATAGCTAAATTTAAACCCGCTACTCCTGCTAATAAAAGGAGCACAGCTAGGATATACCAGAGAACTCTTAAATGTTTTTTAAATTTCATCATTTTTCCTAAACTATCTTATTTTGTGAACTATCTTAATATGAAAAATAGGAAGGCTTCTGCCTTCCTAAGTGTTACTTACAGTAGTTGGTCTAGCCTTATTGATTAATTTGAGAAGCAATATCAGCATCAGTTTGTTCAACAACATCTGCAACTTTTAGAAGTTGTTGATTGATATCTTCTAATAATTGTGCAAATTGTGTGATTTTTGGTGACAATTCATTAAATTGTGCTTCAAAGCTGTCAAATGCATTTCCGTCCCAGTTTTCGTCAATAACAGCTTGTTCTTGTGTTAGGGATGTTAGTACATCTGTGATGGCTTGTGAACCAGACGTGTATTTTTGAGCTGATGTGCGTAGTTCTTCCGGGGTAAGTTTAATTTGTGACATTTTGCGACCTCCTAATATTTTTCTTAATTATTATAATATTTTTCTTTAGAAATTACCAGTTAAAAATGTCGTAAATTGATACTTTATTCATAGTTTATTTATTTTAAACAAACAAATAATATTTTATATTGCATTATTGTAATAAAATCCGAACATTATATTTTTCAAAAATACCCCGTACCATATTTTTATTTAAAAGGGTTAAGATTAATGAATCATAAATGATAGGTGGTGGGGTATTTTATTAGAATCGACATCTTAATAAGCATAGCCTACAAAAATGGTAACCGTCTGAGGCTGAATACTTGAAAAAAGATGATAAAAAGGCGTTCTTATTTCTTGCTCATTTTCCAAAAGAGTTGCCACGAGCAAAGCGTAGGCTCCTTCTGTCAATTCCTCATAGGAATGATTAATTTGGGTTTGCAGACAATTATGAATTTCAAAATAACTTGAAAAAACAAATTGATCAGAAAGAGCTTCTTCTTCGATGACTGGTAGAAAGAATTCTATATCAACCATTTTATCCATTGGCGTATTATTAAGACTATAGAAGAAATCTCCATTTTGCGAGTACCCCTCATCTTCAACTGCTGTAAAAAAACGGTCTATTTCATTACCCAAGTCATCAATAGGACAGGTAAATCGTTTTCTCAAGACATTTTCTAGTCGAAAAACATTTAAGGTGTCAACACCCTGAGCTAACTTATAAGTCATTTAGCACCTCACAATAAACATCTACCATTAAGTCCTCGTTTTTCATAAAAAGAATATGATAAACTTTAACTTTAGAGAGTTGATTCTGATCTAATTTGGACTTAAGTGTCTCATAGTAAGTTTCCAAGTCACTAGCTGTCAATCGCTGATAGTCTTGACTTTTTACCACTAAGGATTCTTGAAATACTATTTCAGATAAATTGGGAGCCTTGACGTGAACCCTATTTCCGATAGTCGTAAATAGGGTCATCTCTTTTTCCTCAGAAAAAGGCCTTGTCACAAAACAAGAGGGACCGTCTGAATAGTAACCTAAATCCATAAGATCGTATGTAAACTGTTGACATGAGGCTAATACTTGCTGACACAGTTCTAGACCAGTCATTTCAAAAGGTATATCTGTCTTGTAACCCACCGAATGTGTCATGTATAAATGTCGAGTCATTGATACCTTCCCTTCACGCATTCATTCTATTAGGACTTAAGCTACTTATTGCTGCTACGATTCTTTACAAAGCGCATGCCATAGATAGCATCAATGATCAAAGCTGAAAAAAGAAAAGTACACAAGATAGCCAAAGCAAGCCCGAAAAAGGTGGCCACTTTCCCCTTAATAAAAGAACCAGCTAATAAAATGACTGCAAAAACAATCACACTATCCTTTGCCATTTGCTCTTTTCGTGATCTTTCCTTTTTTGGAGAAACTGTTTCACTTCTATTCTGATTTTTACGGTAAAGGCCTGCAAAATAGATTAGTGAGCCTAAAAACAGTAGACCAATGATAGCAATAAAAATGCTAAGAGGGAGATTGGTGGCTAAGTTTAGATTTTTTTCACTCCCAAAACCCGACAAAAACATCAGCAAGGCCATAAAATCAATCAAAAAGATGAGAATGATGATTTGGATGAAAACCAAAGCCATTGAGATGACCTCAAATTGTTGGGTCATTCTTTTCATGAAACTAAAGGCAATACAAGCTATCGAAAAAATCGCAATGATTAAGAAAAGACTTGTCATGGTCGGGGTTTGAAAGAAGGATGCTGTTATCCAATAAAACAATAAGCTAAAAACTAAATTGAGCCAGCCCATTGTTAAATAATTACTGTTGGTTGGTCCCGCTAAGAAGGGGACAAAATATCTTGGTTGCGTTTTTATCATCTTATGCAAATAATCCTTTCAAACCACTAAAACCACTTTTAATGCCATCTTTCATCACATCAGTCACACTGGATTTCTCATCACTGGTCCAGTCTTTGTTAATCACCCATGAAACTCCCAATCCAACACCAGCTCCGACTACAGTTCCTAATGGGGGAGCAAAGAAGGAACCGACTCCAGCACCAATTGCGGCTGCACCTGCACTGGTACCAAGATCAACTCCTGTATCAACTGCAAAATTACCCCAATTAGAAGCATTGCTGATACCACCTTTTGATTCATCAAAGTTGCTAGCTGCATTCCCTAAAATCGTAAATCCTGTACCAACAATACCTAAACCTTTTCCTACTTTAGATAGTTTGGAAGCATCCTTCCAGCCTTTAAAGTCATTGAGAGGATTGATAGATTCTTTAAATTGTTTGCCAGCCATTTTTGATGCTTCTTTGAAGTCTAAAGCACCATCTGCCGTTCTTGCAAAGGAGGTTTTAGACATGTCAATTTCAGTTGCTGATTTGAAGTCTTTTGTGAGGCGATACATATGGCCAGAATCTTTTTTATAGAGGAATTGGGAACCTAACTTTACCCTTCCTTTTTCATCAACAGTTATGGGTCTTCCATCAAAAAACTTCACCCCTCTATGATATTTTAGAGCTGTTGAAATAATTTTATGGGCCTGTTTTGAGAGTTTGGCAGGCTCTTTTCCGAATAAAACATAATTAATGACTTCATCTACCGTTAGGCCAGTTTGATCTGCTAATTCATGAACTTTCTTATCAAAATCAACGGTACAAACTTGAGAATTGAGTTCTTGCTGCCGTTGTTGCCAAGCTATTCCAATTGTTTGGCTCCACTGCATCTGACTTGCTGGAGGGATTGTAAAACTTCCTTGAAATTGGCTAAAATCCCTAGAGGCTTGCGCCAGACCTTGCTCAACAGCTGACTTTAAACCATCAATACTGTCAAAGAGTGATGGTGATTTCCCATCAAAGGCAAGTAATTTCCGAAGTTTTTCTTTGAGTTCATCAATCTTCTTTTGATTCTCACTCATTGCCGTCTCAGCTTGGCTGATAGCAGCTAAATCAAGCTCTTCTTCTGCCATCAGACTATCATATAAACTTTTAGCCGCATCATAAAGACTTTGATAATGTTGGATTTGTTGCTCTAACACATCCGAATCTAAACTTTCTGGCTCAACTTGGCTGGAATATTCTTTAGGAAGATTTCCAACCGATTTATCAACACCTTCCGATAAGAGAATCCCCC
This window encodes:
- the essA gene encoding type VII secretion protein EssA, whose amino-acid sequence is MKKLMILLLLCFFGVSPVSADTVKDNSIHFDTNRIESDQNQNTGQQSDLVSGLFDKETNDLIEKSKKEKRKQEDKQNGSLFTKERISSQETVRKDLFLNQEETVSKYILAEPSQTNTSLTNSFIYLGLIILILGIATILTMKLREKDEEHTH
- the esaA gene encoding type VII secretion protein EsaA, which translates into the protein MKFKKHLRVLWYILAVLLLLAGVAGLNLAIQSNNVKDKTAQKERQSKLNIALVNEDQNIVDGNKAYNLGSNYVNSIQRDDSQNWSVVSRGTAEQGLKKGQYQLMVVIPSDFSQKVLEANSSGASQTVVTYKINTAGNLELEKEATKKGKDIVADLNSQLVDMYMASILSNLYTAQENVSNLSEVHNGNVSNYQKNLLQSANGFPNVFPALVSASDSSLTANEALKQSLEGYTSLFSNLTDTQNSVGTSLQELIKKRAEDKITYGEFAQGIMDLGDISAQLQTSIDTIKTTQDTLSENLLKVYQENLADDPENDALVQKIDQQIADLKESLNDQKLANEDKKAKINDFVNEELRVYFDKNDISDDISLVDVLTHQKNSDLGKSTKDFMATIYGLLKSTIADLPSNDPTTLTSIGMPESDAQDLHYDVNQSLKISTAQDKKGLASDLNRVYKDYLAAKKAATSLTTPATSSTPGMQSLTIKADPSSHLIINHWTVNGIQDPTEIDPTKANDITVDYSFAPSTASTTTPTNPSQPQTETGSFTISIGGVDVMSSDVKVLDKYRQKEIAYQVKLQEVKDAYLNAQQLIDTFYPLDPSSGERFDLTSEFFNQSLKSYLSNLLTTAILDYINDSDTIASQDKLDAQLSELESNKDQLINEMKGISESNMTLTTEISDGITKLGELLSQKDKVTSGSSSVATNEEATTSGIQALNSQLESLMSSTSGVKDTAQRNTEQAQQVNSIFSNFNKEVVTAADSGKKLSTDANDLMNQFEKELADHNDFVESFKKVFDTAYKNGVPNNVLLDFLSKPVAENASSVKATVNVYRPFTWILLLEVVTLFTAYVFATQNLINKLTNRYKVNKFLETDFLTVAIISGLALIIGLVLGIVSSRSLNIASEFVPSWTLLVVLFSFLLVHAQYFLLKNFKAIGMGLSLFMIISYVYLSNAIGTVATLKGFPKYLKAVNPLSLLEMKLSSYFDNMSAGFFFLGATGIVVVLLMIANIFITLTGGKQDQDIH
- a CDS encoding DUF5085 family protein; this translates as MTYKLAQGVDTLNVFRLENVLRKRFTCPIDDLGNEIDRFFTAVEDEGYSQNGDFFYSLNNTPMDKMVDIEFFLPVIEEEALSDQFVFSSYFEIHNCLQTQINHSYEELTEGAYALLVATLLENEQEIRTPFYHLFSSIQPQTVTIFVGYAY
- a CDS encoding WXG100 family type VII secretion target, which gives rise to MSQIKLTPEELRTSAQKYTSGSQAITDVLTSLTQEQAVIDENWDGNAFDSFEAQFNELSPKITQFAQLLEDINQQLLKVADVVEQTDADIASQINQ